The Oncorhynchus kisutch isolate 150728-3 linkage group LG10, Okis_V2, whole genome shotgun sequence region TGTTGTGGTGATGGCTGAGACTGCTGTGCTAGGTCTGTGGCACTTCCCTGCTCAAGTCTTTGAGCCCACACACCTATCTTGCAGTAATCTCGGTGGTCCCACAGAGCAAATGTGTGTAGGGTGCTGCACAGAATAATGCCTGGGGAAACACAGGCTATGGCTGATGGTTCCACCTCCATAGGGGCGCTACAGTCTGTTGGTTCCTCTTTGGGGACAGCTGATGTACCGTTGGAAAGGAAGACAGCTGGGTCACCAGCCTGGGGCGGGGGCTGCTTTATGACCTCCATCTTAGGGTCTATAACCGGCTGTTTGACTGAACCAGGGGCCTTTTCCCCCTCACACACAGCCCCTTCACAGGCTCTCTCCTGCTCTATTATTGAATCAGCAAAATGCTCAACCACTGATGTCGTTACCGGTTGAACCACAGACTTATTCACCAGTTTAACCATAGTGTACGTTAACTTCTGACCCATAGAGTTCAATAAGGTTTGACCAACAGAGTTGGTTACAGGTGAGGGCAAAGGGCTTGTTACCTGCTCCACAGCAGAGTCTTTCTCCAGCTCCTCTCGGATGGCTGTTACCTGCTCCTCTGTCATCAGGGTCTTCTTATAAGATGGGCGACCACCCTTTCTCTTAGGGATCTCCCCCAGTGCCTGGCCCTTGCCCTTCCCCGGCTGGGCCCTGCGTTGTCGGGACTTGCCACCCGGATTCTTCCCATGTGGGGCCTTCCCATCATGGAGCTTAGAGTTGGGCCCACAGCAGTCACATGCCTTcggtgtcctcttcctctcagaAGAGCGGCCATTGGTGCCCACTTGTGCTGGCGGCGTGTGGGGGGCTGAGCCGTTATGAACCATGGCTCTGTCCTCAGCCCCTACCCCATCTCGCCACGGCTGCCTCTGGCCCTCAGTGCTGGTCCCAGCCCTTCAGGGGTCCTGTACCATGGAGCTCCCCAGTGGATGGACTCTCTAGATGAGTCACACCAGTCTCTCAGATGGTGGAGAATGTAGGTTCTCAGGGACTAGGCCTTGCTGCTCCTCCTATGCAGGACTCCGGAATGGCGGGTTTGTGAACATACACCGTACCAACAAGCGTTCAGTTCCGTGGGTCGTCTTCTCACAACCTGCTCCAACAACTCTTCTTAGGAGCCAAGGAAGAAGCTGCATTCAAGTAAAGAGCCGTGTTAGGCTAAATGTGTAAAATTAACAATTAGTGTGTGAAATGAACATACTACTCTGTGCAATTTGATGACAACAGTACTGTGTAGATAGCTAGGCATATTAGAAGAAAGCGGTATGACCTGTGTTGCTCCATCACAGATATCTAATAATTTCCTAGCACAAGAATGTACTCTTAAGGAGTGTAGGAGAGCCTACAGTTACTTCTTAAGGTCCAAGGATATAGGTTATTTTCAGAGGTAGACTGGCTCTGGCAGCCAAAAACTCCATCTAAACatgaatcgattctcaattgaAAAACAGTTGGAAGCATAAAGCCCTTTACTTTCATATCACGTCAAAATTATTTCACAAATGGAAAATACACTTTCTGTACACGGTTTTAACCGGCTTCTTC contains the following coding sequences:
- the LOC109898179 gene encoding uncharacterized protein LOC109898179 isoform X2; translation: MVHNGSAPHTPPAQVGTNGRSSERKRTPKACDCCGPNSKLHDGKAPHGKNPGGKSRQRRAQPGKGKGQALGEIPKRKGGRPSYKKTLMTEEQVTAIREELEKDSAVEQVTSPLPSPVTNSVGQTLLNSMGQKLTYTMVKLVNKSVVQPVTTSVVEHFADSIIEQERACEGAVCEGEKAPGSVKQPVIDPKMEVIKQPPPQAGDPAVFLSNGTSAVPKEEPTDCSAPMEVEPSAIACVSPGIILCSTLHTFALWDHRDYCKIGVWAQRLEQGSATDLAQQSQPSPQQPKPEEGIHEGIRDLIHEFLELFYVTYGSFIPLSETDVLEHLKNKCNTDFIDKKLNIHLEVLKYKAGLASIPMNCFKVDYNKHTLTLEDLSTLDDQNWVNDQVINMYGELIMEATEHKVHFFNSFFHRQLVAKGYEGVKRWTKKFNEWCQQEEQVDQQPEPSINVRHAEIGNVSAAIEDKEKE
- the LOC109898179 gene encoding sentrin-specific protease 5 isoform X1; translated protein: MVHNGSAPHTPPAQVGTNGRSSERKRTPKACDCCGPNSKLHDGKAPHGKNPGGKSRQRRAQPGKGKGQALGEIPKRKGGRPSYKKTLMTEEQVTAIREELEKDSAVEQVTSPLPSPVTNSVGQTLLNSMGQKLTYTMVKLVNKSVVQPVTTSVVEHFADSIIEQERACEGAVCEGEKAPGSVKQPVIDPKMEVIKQPPPQAGDPAVFLSNGTSAVPKEEPTDCSAPMEVEPSAIACVSPGIILCSTLHTFALWDHRDYCKIGVWAQRLEQGSATDLAQQSQPSPQQPKPEEGIHEGIRDLIHEFLELFYVTYGSFIPLSETDVLEHLKNKCNTDFIDKKLNIHLEVLKYKAGLASIPMNCFKVDYNKHTLTLEDLSTLDDQNWVNDQVINMYGELIMEATEHKVHFFNSFFHRQLVAKGYEGVKRWTKKVDLFSKSLLLIPIHLEIHWSLITVDMANHHIHYYDSQGIVFKYTIENIMRYILAEAKEKKQATYQNGWKMIINKGIPQQKNDSDCGVFVLEYCKCLALKEPLQFTQDDMPKVRKRIYKELCDCKLSD